CTATCGACGCATTTTAGAAGCGATCGCTTACTTTCAGACAGATGCGATCGGAAGCTTTGCGGTTGCCGGAGGCAGTCCCACTGACCCGTTTGCCCGACAGAAACACCTGAGCCTGGAAACGGCAAGAGAAGCCATTCGGACGATCGTTTCTCAAATTCCAGCCTCCAATCCCAGTTTTCCCAATCCAACAGCGCAAACTGATGATTTGATTCGTCTCTTGTATCTGTCCCTTTGGGGCAATCGGGTAGACTTGAGCCTCTGGTCTGCCAGCACCAGTAGCCGGATTCGGACTCAGGTTGAGCAGGATACAGAACACATTCTCATCAACCACAGTCATGCAGTTGTCCATCAACTAAGTCAGATGCAAGGTGCGCGGTTTGACTGGACCGTGGACAATGCTGGGTTTGAATTAGTATGCGACCTGGTTCTGGTTGATTTCCTGCTGTCCTCTGGAATTGCCCAAACCGTTTGTCTGCATCTCAAACCGCATCCCATTTTTGTGTCCGATGCCCTGATCGCAGATGTTCACCAGACTTTAGAGGTGCTGTCAGCAGACTCCCATGCCGCAGTGCGATCGTTTGCTAGCCGTCTACAGAGTTTTTTGACAAGCAATCGTCTGTGCTTGCGAGAGGGCTTCTTCTGGACGGCTCCTTTGCCCTTGTGGGAAATGCCTGCTTTGCTGAGGCAGGAGTTGAGTCAGTCTCAACTGGTTTTTGTGAAGGGAGATGCCAATTATCGCCGCTTGATCGGAGATTGCCACTGGACGTTCACAACCCCACTGGAAGACATTG
This genomic interval from Leptolyngbya ohadii IS1 contains the following:
- a CDS encoding damage-control phosphatase ARMT1 family protein, with the translated sequence MEPETTRLSHRYSPRLPIPPVLRMSEPGSFAQYTLKKRLPAIVGTVISDNALSQSALANLGALAQELSSGTIRPIEEDGGADVAAWSSYVKPFEGNSWQDLPFYFAEAYFYRRILEAIAYFQTDAIGSFAVAGGSPTDPFARQKHLSLETAREAIRTIVSQIPASNPSFPNPTAQTDDLIRLLYLSLWGNRVDLSLWSASTSSRIRTQVEQDTEHILINHSHAVVHQLSQMQGARFDWTVDNAGFELVCDLVLVDFLLSSGIAQTVCLHLKPHPIFVSDALIADVHQTLEVLSADSHAAVRSFASRLQSFLTSNRLCLREGFFWTAPLPLWEMPALLRQELSQSQLVFVKGDANYRRLIGDCHWTFTTPLEDIANYFPTPFVALRTLKSQVMTGLRSEQIDRLTKDDPTWLINGQWGMIHWINPQ